The Stenotrophomonas sp. BIO128-Bstrain region GCCGACTACATCCTCGGTCACCGCCTGTACGGCGCAACACCGTCGTGAATACGCGCGGCCCCGCCGCCCCGTATAATCGGCCCCACATTTATCGAGTTGACCCGCTTTGAGCAACCAAGCCCAGCCCCAGACCATCAAGGTCCAACTGCCCAATCCGGCGCCCTCCGTCATGCAGCTGCTCGAGTGCGTGCGCGGGGCCACCGAAGAACTGAAGGCCAAGGATCTCGTTGAGATCGACGTCATCGGCCGCTCCAGCGTCGCCGATTACATGGTGATCGCCTCGGGCACCTCCAGCCGTCACGTCAAGTCGATTGCCGATGAAGTGGTGAAGTTCGCCAAGAAGCTGGGTGTGATGCCGCTGGGCGTGGAAGGCGAGCGCGAAGCCGAATGGGTGCTGGTCGACCTGGGCGACGTGATCGTCCACGTGATGCTGCCGCGCGTGCGTGAGTTCTACGCGCTCGAGCGCCTGTGGACGGTGGGCGACCAGCCGCCGATCGAGCTGCTCGACGATGCGGACGACGACTACGACGCACGCTGATCGCAGCGTGCCCGGTCACGACAACGGCGCCGATGGCGCCGTTGTCTTTTGCGGCGCCGCCTGCGGTAGCTGCGGAGGACACTGATGAAAGCCAGGTTGATCGCCACCGGCGAGCGCGCGCCATCCTGGGTCGCGCAGGGGTTTGCCGAGTACCAGAAGCGGCTCTCGCACTGGCTGCCGTTCGAGCTGGTCGAGATCGAGCCCGGCCTGCGTGGCAAGGGCCGCGATGCGCGCCGCGCGACCGATGACGAAGGCAAGCGGGTGATCGCCGCGCTGCCGAAGAATGCCTATGTGGTCGCGCTCGATGTGCCGGGCCGCCAACTCAGTTCCGAGCAGCTGGCCCAGCGCCTGGAGCATTGGCGTGGGCAGGGCAGGGACCTGGCGTTCCTGATCGGCGGGCCGGAAGGCCACTCCGCCGAGGTGTCGGCGATGGCCGACGAGAAATGGTCGATCGGGCCGTTGACGCTGCCGCACATGCTGGTGCGCCTGGTCGTGGCCGAACAGCTGTACCGCGCTGCGGCCATGCTGGCCAATCATCCGTATCACCGTGCGTGAAATAGTTGTCGCCAGACGGGTTACATCTCGCGAAAAACGGGCTACAATGCGCACCCCGCCCGAATAGCTCAGCCGGTTAGAGCACTTGACTGTTAATCAGGGGGTCGTTGGTTCGAGTCCAACTTCGGGCGCCAAGATTTGAAAAAAGCCTCGCAGCGATGCGGGGCTTTTTTTTGCCTGCGATGTGCGCAACTCGCGTGGCCGAGCAACAAAAAGCCCGGGCACTGCCCGGGCTCCTTGTTCCCCAAGTGCGGCTACCTCATTCGAAGGTGTACTTGGCACCGACGGTGAAGTAACGGCCGATCGCACCGCTGAAGTGCAGCGGGTTGTAGTTCACGCCACCGTAGGTGGTCGGATCCAGCGGAGCGATGCGGTCGAACAGGTTCTGCACCGATGCATTCAGTTCGAAGGCCTCGGTGATGTTCCAGCGACCGGACAGGTCGAAGGTGGTGAACGAGGAAATCTTGGTGACGTCCGTGCCGTCGGCATAGGCGAACTGATACGAGCCGTCCGGACCGCGGAAGTCGGTGTTCTCCATCTTGGAGATGTAGTTGGCCACGCCGCTGACGCTCCACGGGCCCTGCTTCCAGGTGGTACCGAAGTTGATGCGGTCCTTCGGGGTGCCGATGCAGTTGGTGACGTCGCAGTTGCCGTGGGTACCGGCATAGTCGACGGTCACGTCGGCATCGGTGCGCTCGAACTTGAGCACGTGGCTCCACTGCAGGTCCATTTCCAGCTGGCCCGGACCGATGTCGAAGGTCTGGCGGATGTCGGTATCGATGCCGCGCACGCGGGTGGATGCCGCATTGATGTACTGCGTATTGACCGCCAGGATGCTGCCGGTGCCCGGAACGCCATTGAGCAGGTTGTTGTCACGCAGCACATTGCCCGCGGCAATCGCTTCGGCCGTACTGCCCTGGGCGATTTCGTTGGTGCGCTTGATCTGCCACGCGTCGACCGTCATCGAGGTGCTGGAGGTCGGCTGCAGCACCAGGCCCACCGAGTAGCTCTTGGACTCTTCCGGCTTCAGATCGGCGTTGGGGCGGGTGATGATGGCGACCGGCAGTGCGCCGCAATCGTCATCGTTCGCGCCCGGGGCCGGGTTGCCGCCGGGGCAGCGCACGGGATCGGAAGCGTTGGAGAACGCGGCCAGGCCACCGTCGCCGTTCTCGGCCGGGTTGGGGGCACGGAAGCCTTCGGCATAGCTGCCGCGGACGGCGATCCAGTCGGCCGGGGTCCACTTGATCCCGACCTTCGGCGTCGCCTTGCCTTCGCCGCTCTCATACTTGTCGTAACGGACCGCGCCGGACAGTTCCAACTGCTCCAGCACCGGGGCGGACAGCTCGACATAGCCGGCGTACACGTTCTGCGTACCGTCGTAGGCCGAGTAGCCCAGGCCGATGATCTGGCCCTGGTCGGTGAAGGTCTGCGGGGTCAGGCTGTTGCTGGTCTTGCGCCATTCGGTACCCAGCGCCAGGCCCAGCGGGCCACCCTTGAGGTCGGCCAGGCTGCGCGACACGGTGAAGTCGAACATGTCCAGGCTGGACTTGGCGCGGGCGCTGATGTCCGGCGAGATGTAGTCATACAGGGCCTGGGAGTTCAGCCCCGCGTTGTCGCCGATGCGCCACACGCCTGCCGGGCAGGCCGGATTGCCGAGCACGCAACGCACGGCGTCGTAGTTCAGGAAGCCGGTACGCTTGTTGACCAGGTCGGTGCCCGAATGCAGGTAGGCCGTGTCGTAGCTCCACTCGCCCCAGTTGCCCTTGACGCCCACCAGGAAGCGGTTGAACTCGTTGGTGTTCTCGGTCACACGCGGGCCGACATCCCAGGCCGAGTAGCGCAGGCGCGAGGCCTGGCCGGGGATCGGGTTGTCCGGGTGGGTCGGGCTGAGCACGGTGGCGCCATCGCCGCTGTTGGCGTTGACCGGGCCACCGGGATAGCCCCAGCCACCGGAAACGCCGGAGGGCGTGTTGCTGAAGGTGGTTTCCTTCTTGGAGTAGCCGATTTCGGTGTAGATCTCACCGCCCTCGCCGAAGGCGAAGCTGGCGCGACCAAATACGTTGACGTACTTCTCTTCCGGGGTCAGGTCACGGTACAGCTGGGCCGGATCCCACAGGCAGCCCTGCTGCTGGGCGGTGACATCGTTCTGGCCGGGGATGGTGGTCAAACCGGCGCAGCCCGGCAGCGCGACGAGGAAGGCCGGGTCGTCATCCGTCACCGCACGGTCGTCGAACACCGAACCGTTCGGACCCACACCGCCACGGGTACCGCCGGAGAGCGCGGCGCCACCCAGGAACTGGGCGTTGTTGCCATAGCCCCACGGGCGGATATCACCGGTGCCGATCCACTTGCGGTTCTTGCGGTCGCTGATCTTGATCGCGTCGGTCTTGCCCACGTCCAGACTGAAGAACGCGTTCCAGCCATCGGTGGCCAGGTCGCCGGTGCCGGCGGTCAGGGTGGCCTTCTTGGCATCGCCGTCGCTGTCGCCGGACAGGCCGTAGGAGGCGCGCAGAATGGCGCCGTTGAAGTCGCTGCGCAGGATGATGTTGACCACGCCGGCGATGGCGTCCGAACCGTAGATCGCAGAAGCGCCGTCCTTCAGGACTTCAATGCGCTCGACCGCATCCAGCGGAATGGTGCTCAGGTCGGTGAAGACTTTCTGGCCGTCATCGGCCAGGCCGTAGGTCGCCATGCGGCGGCCGTTCAACAGCACCAGCGTGGAGCCGGCGCCCAGGCCGCGCAGCGAGATGCCGGCGCCACCGCCGGCAAACCCGTTGCCGAAGGTCTTGGGAATGGAGCCTGACCCGTCCGCGGTCAGGGTCTGCAGATACTCGGCGACCGTGGTCTTGCCGGTACGGTCGATCTCCTGGCGGGTGACCACCTGGACGGGGGAGGGAGTTTCGGTATTCGTGCGGGGGATGTTCGACCCGGTGACGGTGATCCGGTCAAGGTTGGTCGCCTGCTCCTGCGCGAACGCGGAGGACGACGCCATGGCCCCTACCAGCAGCAGCGCGCCGCTGGTCAGGATCGTGGAAATGGAATGGGCCAGGGTATTGCGGCGGCTGTCGTCGCGGCGTTGGGTCGGGTGTTTCACAGCTTCTCTCCTGACTGGGAAAACCTAGATGTCAATAAGTCGGCACCAGAACGGTGGCAACGGCGCCAATCTAGGTTTCCGGCAGGTGACGCAAGTGTGAAAAATTGCTTAATTCGGGAAAGATGGCGTGAGGGCGTTGTATGAATGGGGAGAGCCCCGTCGCGGGGCTCTCCGGACGCCTCAACGCGGCAACGAGAATTCCACCGACACCCGGCCATCGGCCTCGACGACCGGACCATCGACGATGGCGGTGCGCCGCAGAGTGCAGTCGGGCTATGACCGCGGACAGCATGACGGCGCCCTAAGGCGCCGTCATGCCAGGCAGGAGCGGACCGTGGGTCCGCTCTGCTGCGACGTGTTACCGGCCCAGATCGAACACCACGTCCAGGTTGACCGACACGGTCGATTCGCCCGGCGACACCGGCGTGGAGACATCGGCCGCCATCGGCGCGGCCGCCGCACGCATCATCACCGGGCGGAAGTTGCCGCCACCGCTTTCGGAGATGCTCACGATCCGGCGCACGCGCAGGCCCAGCGACTTGGCATATGTTTCGGCGCGGGCCTGGGCCTTCTTCAGTGCGGCCAGGCGGGCTTCGTCGTAGACCGGCTCGGGCTGGTCGATCTCGAACTGCGGGCCGTTGATCTGGTTGGCGCCCTGCGCGGCCAGTGCATCAAGCACTTTGCCGAGCCTGGCGATGTCGCGCACCTTCAGGCTGACCGTATTGCTGGCCTGGTAGCCGGTGATCTTCGGCGCCTCGTTGTCGGCGTAACGGTACTGCGGGCTCAGGTTGACGCCGCTGGTCTGCACATCGCGCTCGGCAATGCCGGCGGCCTTGATCGCGGCAAGCACCTTGGTCATCTGCTCGGCGTTCTGGCGCATGGCGGTGTTGCCGTCCACGGCCTGGGTGACGACACCGGCCGACAGTGTGGCCACGTCCGGCACGCGCCTGGCCTCGGCATTGGCCGAAATGTTGAGCAGGGTGCCGTCGGCCGGCACGGCGATGGCGGGCTGGGACTGGGCGTGGGCGGTCATCGAAGCTCCCAGGGCAAGGGACAGGGCGAGCAGCAACGGGGACAGGGACGGGCGGCGCATGTACATCTCCTTGTGAAGACGTTGAGGTTGGTGTCGGGGCGATGAACGCGTCGTGAGGTTTGATGGGGTTGATGACGATTGGAGGGTGTTGCTTGCGATTCAGACAGTAGCCTCAGGTTATGCTTCCTCGATGCTTTATCTCGCCTCTCGATCCCCCCGACGAAACGAACTGCTTGCGCGCCTGGACCGACCGTTCCAGGCGCTCGACCTTCACGTGCCCGAAGTCCGCGCGCCCGCCGAGTCGGCCGCCGATTACGTGCAGCGGGTCGCCGCCGACAAGGCGCGTGCCGGGCTGGCGCTGGTCGCCCATGACCCGGACGCGGTGGTGCTCGGCTCGGACACCGAGGTGGTGCTGGATGGGCGCGTGTTCGGCAAACCGGTCGATGCCGACGATGCGCGCGCGATGCTGCGCGCGCTGGCCGGGCGCACCCACCAGGTGATGACCGCCGTGGCGCTGGTCGCCGCCGGCCGGGAGCAGGGCGTACTGGTGGTCTCGGAGGTGACGTTCGCGGCGATCGACGAGGACCGGATCGCCGCCTACGTGGCCACGGGCGAGCCGATGGACAAAGCCGGCGCCTATGCGATCCAGGGCGGCGCCGAACGATATATCCGCCACCTGGCGGGAAGCTATTCGGGTGTGATGGGTTTGCCCCTGCAACAGACCGAGCAGTTGCTGCAGGCGTTTGAACTGAAGGGAGTCGCCCATGTCTGAAGAAATCCTGGTCAATGTCACCCCGCGGGAAACCCGCGTCGCCGTCATCGAAAACGGCATGCTGCAGGAGCTGCATATCGAACGCGGCTGGCGCCGTGGCGTCGTCGGCAACATCTACAAAGGCAAGGTCCAGCGGGTGATGCCCGGCATGCAGGCGGCGTTCGTGGAGGTCGGGCTGGAGCGCGCCGCGTTCCTGCACGCCAACGACGTGATCCGCCCGGCCCCGGTGGCCAGCGCCGATACCGAAGGCACCACCCTGCCGCCGCCGTCCTCGGTGCCGATCGTGGAGCTGCTGCGCGATGGCCAGGACATCGTGGTGCAGGTGGTCAAGGATCCGATCGGGACCAAGGGGGCCCGGCTGACCACGCAGATCAGCATTCCCTCGCGCTACATGGTGCTGCTGCCGCAGTCCAAGGTGGTGGGCGTGTCGGCCCGGATCGAAGACGAGGCCGAGCGCGCGCGCCTGAAGACCCTGGTGACCGAACTGTCGGCCCAGCACGGCGGTTATGGCTATATCGTGCGCACCAACGCCGAAGGCCAGCCGGCCGAAGCGATCGCCGAGGACGTGGCCTACCTGTCGCGGGTCTGGAACGTGGTCGAGCGCCGTGGCCGCGATGCCGCCCCGTGCAGCGTGATCTATGAAGACCTGAGCCTGCCGCTGCGCTCGGTGCGCGACCTGATCCGCAAGGACGTGGACAAGGTCAAGGTCGACTCCAAGGAGACCTTCAACCAGTTGCAGGCATTCGTGGCCAAGTACATGCCGGTGCTGGCCGAGAAGCTGGAGCTGTACAGCGGCGATCGCCCGATCTTCGACATGTTCGGGGTCGAGGACGAGATCGGCCGGGCGCTGGACAAGCAGGTGCCGCTCAAGTCCGGTGGCTATCTGGTGATCGACCAGACCGAGGCGATGACCACGATCGACGTCAACACCGGTTCGTTCCTGGGCCAGCGCAATCTCGAAGAGACGGTGTTCCGCACCAATCTTGAAGCGGCGCAGGCCGTGGCGCGCCAACTGCGGCTGCGCAACCTGGGCGGCATCATCATCATCGACTTCATCGACATGGATGATGCCGAGCATCGCCGTCAGGTGCTGCGCACGCTGGAGAAGGCGCTGGCCCGCGACCATGCCAAGACCACCGTCTACGACTTCTCGCCGCTGGGCCTGGTCGAGATGACGCGCAAGCGCACCGTGGAAAGCCTGGAGCGACAGCTGTCCGAGCCGTGCCCGGAGTGCAGCGGGCGGGGTTCGATCAAGACCGCCGAGACGGTGACCTATGAGATCTTCCGCGAGATCACCCGGGCGGTGCGCCAGTTCGATGCGGCCCGCCTGCTGGTGATTGCCTCCTCGAAGGTGGTCGCGCGCATCACCGACGAGGAGTCCTCGGCGGTGGCCGAACTGGAGGAGTTCCTGGGCAAGAGCATCCGCTTCCAGGCGGACGAGCAGTACCTGCAGGAGCAGTTCGATGTCGTGCTGCTCTGACCGCGGCCGGTCCGGCGTTCCCAGGTTCCGATGAGCACACCGCTGCGCCTGCGCCTGCGCCGGATCCGCCGCCATGCCGTGTATGCGGTGGCGGTCCTGCTCGTGGGCGTGGCCCTGCTGGTCGGCACCGCCAGCCAGCTGCTGCCGCTGGCCGAGCGACATCCGGACAGGGTGGCGGCATGGCTGAGCGCGCGTGCCGGCCAGCCGGTGCGTTTCGATGCGCTGGATACCGCCTGGACCCGGCGTGGGCCGCTGCTGCAGCTCAAAGGGCTGCGGATCGGTGAAGGGCAGGGCCTGCGCATCGGCGAGGCCGAGGTGCTGGTGTCAATGTATGCCGGGCTGCTGCCGGGTCACTCGCTGACCGAGCTGCGCCTGCGTGGCTTGGCGCTGGTGCTGCAGCGCGCCGATGACGGCCGCTGGTCGGTGCAGGGGCTGCCGCAGTCGGCTGCGGGTGATCCGCTGGAAACGCTGCGCCGCTTGGGCGAGCTGCAGGTGATCGGCGGGCGGCTGCGGGTCGATGCGCCCTCGCTGGGCGTGAACGCCTCGCTGCCGCGGATCGACCTTCGCCTGCGCGTCAACGGCCAGCGCCTTCGCGTGGGCGCCCGTGCCTGGGCCGATCCCGCCACCCAGCCGCTTACAGCGGTGCTGGAGTTCGAGCGCAAGCGCGGCGATGGGCAGGCGTGGCTGTCGGCCGATCCGGCCGATTTCCGTGCGTGGTCCTCGCTGCTGCAGTTCGGCGGCATCGGTCTGCAGCAGGGCACCGGTGAATTCAATGCATGGGTGGATCTGCGCGATCACCGGGTGGTGATGGTCACCACGGATGCGGACCTGCAGAACGTGCAGGTCCGCGGCGTGAAGCTTGCAGACGGCACCCACCCGCAGCTGGCGCTGGACACGCTGGAGCTGCGCGCGCGCTGGCGCTGGGTGCACGGTGGCTGGCGCGCCGATGCGCCGCGCCTGCGGATCGGCATGGAAGGCAGCACCCAGCAACTGGATGGGCTGTTGCTGGCCGGCGGGCAGCATTTCGCGCTGGCCGGCGACAACATCGATGCCACCGCGCTGTTGCGCGGCCTGGCGCTGACCGACAGGATCGACCCCGGCCTGCGCGAGTGGCTGCATGACGCCGCGCCGCAGGTCCGGATGACCCGCGTGCGGGTGGCGGGCGAACAAGGCGGCCCGCTGTCGGTCGAAGGCGACCTGGAAGACATCCGTTTTGCCGCGGTCGGGCATTCGCCAGGGCTCAGCGGCGTGGGCGGCCGTTTCGATGGCGACGCCGATGGCTTCACCCTGGAGCTGCAGCCGCAGCGGGTCATGCAGTTTGATTGGCCCAGCGGCTT contains the following coding sequences:
- the rsfS gene encoding ribosome silencing factor encodes the protein MQLLECVRGATEELKAKDLVEIDVIGRSSVADYMVIASGTSSRHVKSIADEVVKFAKKLGVMPLGVEGEREAEWVLVDLGDVIVHVMLPRVREFYALERLWTVGDQPPIELLDDADDDYDAR
- the rlmH gene encoding 23S rRNA (pseudouridine(1915)-N(3))-methyltransferase RlmH, translating into MKARLIATGERAPSWVAQGFAEYQKRLSHWLPFELVEIEPGLRGKGRDARRATDDEGKRVIAALPKNAYVVALDVPGRQLSSEQLAQRLEHWRGQGRDLAFLIGGPEGHSAEVSAMADEKWSIGPLTLPHMLVRLVVAEQLYRAAAMLANHPYHRA
- a CDS encoding TonB-dependent receptor, translated to MKHPTQRRDDSRRNTLAHSISTILTSGALLLVGAMASSSAFAQEQATNLDRITVTGSNIPRTNTETPSPVQVVTRQEIDRTGKTTVAEYLQTLTADGSGSIPKTFGNGFAGGGAGISLRGLGAGSTLVLLNGRRMATYGLADDGQKVFTDLSTIPLDAVERIEVLKDGASAIYGSDAIAGVVNIILRSDFNGAILRASYGLSGDSDGDAKKATLTAGTGDLATDGWNAFFSLDVGKTDAIKISDRKNRKWIGTGDIRPWGYGNNAQFLGGAALSGGTRGGVGPNGSVFDDRAVTDDDPAFLVALPGCAGLTTIPGQNDVTAQQQGCLWDPAQLYRDLTPEEKYVNVFGRASFAFGEGGEIYTEIGYSKKETTFSNTPSGVSGGWGYPGGPVNANSGDGATVLSPTHPDNPIPGQASRLRYSAWDVGPRVTENTNEFNRFLVGVKGNWGEWSYDTAYLHSGTDLVNKRTGFLNYDAVRCVLGNPACPAGVWRIGDNAGLNSQALYDYISPDISARAKSSLDMFDFTVSRSLADLKGGPLGLALGTEWRKTSNSLTPQTFTDQGQIIGLGYSAYDGTQNVYAGYVELSAPVLEQLELSGAVRYDKYESGEGKATPKVGIKWTPADWIAVRGSYAEGFRAPNPAENGDGGLAAFSNASDPVRCPGGNPAPGANDDDCGALPVAIITRPNADLKPEESKSYSVGLVLQPTSSTSMTVDAWQIKRTNEIAQGSTAEAIAAGNVLRDNNLLNGVPGTGSILAVNTQYINAASTRVRGIDTDIRQTFDIGPGQLEMDLQWSHVLKFERTDADVTVDYAGTHGNCDVTNCIGTPKDRINFGTTWKQGPWSVSGVANYISKMENTDFRGPDGSYQFAYADGTDVTKISSFTTFDLSGRWNITEAFELNASVQNLFDRIAPLDPTTYGGVNYNPLHFSGAIGRYFTVGAKYTFE
- a CDS encoding SIMPL domain-containing protein, encoding MRRPSLSPLLLALSLALGASMTAHAQSQPAIAVPADGTLLNISANAEARRVPDVATLSAGVVTQAVDGNTAMRQNAEQMTKVLAAIKAAGIAERDVQTSGVNLSPQYRYADNEAPKITGYQASNTVSLKVRDIARLGKVLDALAAQGANQINGPQFEIDQPEPVYDEARLAALKKAQARAETYAKSLGLRVRRIVSISESGGGNFRPVMMRAAAAPMAADVSTPVSPGESTVSVNLDVVFDLGR
- a CDS encoding Maf-like protein codes for the protein MLYLASRSPRRNELLARLDRPFQALDLHVPEVRAPAESAADYVQRVAADKARAGLALVAHDPDAVVLGSDTEVVLDGRVFGKPVDADDARAMLRALAGRTHQVMTAVALVAAGREQGVLVVSEVTFAAIDEDRIAAYVATGEPMDKAGAYAIQGGAERYIRHLAGSYSGVMGLPLQQTEQLLQAFELKGVAHV
- the rng gene encoding ribonuclease G, with product MSEEILVNVTPRETRVAVIENGMLQELHIERGWRRGVVGNIYKGKVQRVMPGMQAAFVEVGLERAAFLHANDVIRPAPVASADTEGTTLPPPSSVPIVELLRDGQDIVVQVVKDPIGTKGARLTTQISIPSRYMVLLPQSKVVGVSARIEDEAERARLKTLVTELSAQHGGYGYIVRTNAEGQPAEAIAEDVAYLSRVWNVVERRGRDAAPCSVIYEDLSLPLRSVRDLIRKDVDKVKVDSKETFNQLQAFVAKYMPVLAEKLELYSGDRPIFDMFGVEDEIGRALDKQVPLKSGGYLVIDQTEAMTTIDVNTGSFLGQRNLEETVFRTNLEAAQAVARQLRLRNLGGIIIIDFIDMDDAEHRRQVLRTLEKALARDHAKTTVYDFSPLGLVEMTRKRTVESLERQLSEPCPECSGRGSIKTAETVTYEIFREITRAVRQFDAARLLVIASSKVVARITDEESSAVAELEEFLGKSIRFQADEQYLQEQFDVVLL